The genomic DNA AAATGCGAAGTTCTACGATAATGCTTTTAAGAGATGGAACCCCCTTTCAGTTATTTCTATTTCTATTGGACAGGGTGAGGTCAACCTTACTCCATTGCAAATTGCCAACCTTGGAGCTACGATTGCCAACCGTGGTTATTACTTAACACCACACGTTGTACGAAGTATTCAAGGAAAGAAGCTTGATAAGAAGTATGTAGAAAAGCATCGCACAAAGGGTAGTCTAAGAGCTTATCAAGAAGTAATAGCAGGTATGATTTCATCAGTACGTGGTGGAACTTGTGCGCATGCGGTTCATCCTGGTTACTCTTTGGCAGGTAAGACAGGTACAGCTCAGAACCGTGGTAAGGACCACTCTGTGTTTATGGGCTTTGCACCTGTTGATACTCCAAAGATTGCCATTGCTGTTTATGTTGAGAATGGTGGATTTGGTGCTGACTTTGGTGTCCCTATCGGTTCATTGATGATTGAGCAGTACATCAACGGAAAACTTACTCCTGGCGATGAAGCTCGTGCTACTGCGTTGCAAAATCGTCATATCTCTTACTCGTTTAAGCGTCCTTTGTCTCACGCTGATTCTATTCGTCTTGATTCTATCAAACGTGTGAATATCATCAGAGACTCACTGAAGAAAGTCAAAGAGAAACAGGATTTGGCTGATGCAGAGAGATTAAAAGAAGCTAAAGCAAAGAAAGATGCTGAGGATAAGGATAAGAAAAAGCAACCTCAGAATGAGCCTGCTATCCGTGTTGAAACAGAAACAAAAGTAAAGACAGAGAAAAAAGACAAGGATAAGGAAGGAGATAAGAAAGGGAAAGATAAGGAGAAAAATAAGGAAAGTCATAAGGAAAACAAGGATAAACCTAAGGTGAAAGAAAAGCCTAAGGAACCGCATAAAGATAAACCGAAGGAGCAACCGAAGGCGAAGCCTAAAGAGCAAGTAAAAGAAAAAAACAAGGAGCAGCCAAAGGTGAAACCTAAGGCGCAAGTAAAAGATAAACCAAAGGAACAACCCAAAGAGAAATCAAAGGTTCAATCCAAGGATAAACAAAAAAGCAAGGAGAACGTAAAGCGTGCCAAGTAATTATACAGCAGATAGACAACCAGGAGTACTTCGTTCATTAGATTGGTGGACGATTGGTATCTATATAGCGTTACTCACCTTTGGGTGGGTAAGCGTCTGCGGTGCGAGCTATACTTATGGCGATACTGAAATCTTCTCGCTTTCAACCCGTTCGGGTATGCAGATTGTGTGGATTGCTACTTCCATCTGTTTAGGTTTTGTACTGCTGATGATGGACGACCGTTTCTATGACACCTTCGCTTACGTCATCTATGGTCTGTTAGTACTCCTTCTCTTTGCCACAATCTTTAATCCTCATAGTATTAAAGGTTCTCGATCATGGCTTGTTTTGGGACCATTACGACTGCAACCTGCGGAGTTTGCCAAGTTTGCAACGGCATTGGCAATAGCTAAATTTATGTCGGCTTACGGCTTTACGATGAAGAACTGGAAGCATTTTGCAGGTGCTTGTGGTATCATCTTCCTGCCTATACTCTGTATTGTCGGGCAGCGTGAGACAGGTTCAGCCTTGGTTTATCTCTCTTTCTTCCTCATGCTTTATCGTGAAGGAATGTCTGGCGCATTCCTCTTCACAGGACTGGCAATGGTTGTTTACTTTGTTGTTGGAATCAAGTATGAGGAGATATTGCTATGGGATACGCCCACGTCTTTAGGAAAGTTTGTCGTCCTCTTACTCGTACAGATATTCTCCTCGGTGATGGTATGGGTCTATGTGGGAGATAATGGGCGCATGCGTCTGCTGCTGACTTATGTCTTTGGAATTACAGGACTTGCCTTACTTTTCTCGGAGTTTGTCATTCCATTTGATATTGTTTGGGTGCAGCTGGTTCTATCAGCATGTTTGATAGGCTATTTAGTTTATAATGCGATGAACACTCGCTTTGCAAACTACTTCTATATAGCGTTGTTTGCTTTAGGTTCAATCGCCTTTTTCTATTCGGCAGACTATGTGCTAAATGATGTCATGCAACCCCACCAGCGTGTGCGTATCAATGTTCTTTTAGGGTTAGATGAGGACCTCGCAGGAGCTGGC from Prevotella melaninogenica includes the following:
- the rodA gene encoding rod shape-determining protein RodA, encoding MPSNYTADRQPGVLRSLDWWTIGIYIALLTFGWVSVCGASYTYGDTEIFSLSTRSGMQIVWIATSICLGFVLLMMDDRFYDTFAYVIYGLLVLLLFATIFNPHSIKGSRSWLVLGPLRLQPAEFAKFATALAIAKFMSAYGFTMKNWKHFAGACGIIFLPILCIVGQRETGSALVYLSFFLMLYREGMSGAFLFTGLAMVVYFVVGIKYEEILLWDTPTSLGKFVVLLLVQIFSSVMVWVYVGDNGRMRLLLTYVFGITGLALLFSEFVIPFDIVWVQLVLSACLIGYLVYNAMNTRFANYFYIALFALGSIAFFYSADYVLNDVMQPHQRVRINVLLGLDEDLAGAGYNVHQSEIAIGSGGLQGKGFLNGTQTKLKFVPEQDTDFIFCTVGEEEGFLGSASVLVLFLFLILRLMYLADRQPFKFGRVYGYCVAGIFLFHVFINVGMVLGLTPVIGIPLPFFSYGGSSLWGFTLLLFIFLRIDAGRNLIRQ